A single region of the Mugil cephalus isolate CIBA_MC_2020 chromosome 4, CIBA_Mcephalus_1.1, whole genome shotgun sequence genome encodes:
- the sfmbt1 gene encoding scm-like with four MBT domains protein 1 isoform X1, whose product MSQETLESDGESAQDVPDFNWDDYLEEAGAVSVPHHSFKHVDQGLQTGLTPGMKLEVCVRSEADNPYWVANIITTCGQLLLLRYEGYLDDRRADFWCDIMTADLHPLGWSRQHGKSMRPPEGVREKHQDWEPLLEKALAEECSAPANLLELPQRGRDPVDLLSAGCYVELQDGADPGLAWAAEVEENVGGRLKLRLLGTEGLPDTPATLWLFYLHPRLHPPGWAKERGCTLRPPSDLLALRSEEQWEEVRQRINDLPQDEALTAEFAKDQPAIAPHSFKEGMKLEAVDPAAPISIRPATVTKVFNEQYFLVTMDDLCGAEESEGAGRSILCHRDSPGIFPNQWSLKNGLTLSPPPGYQGPDFDWADYLKQCEAEAAPQHCFPTEQCDHSFKEGMRLEAVNPLSPENIHVATVTRVKGQYLWLSLEGLKQPLPEVIVHVDSLDIFPVSWCETNGYPLVYPIKPSVEKERKIAVVQPEKQRTPPKSPDTVKQQVANPSETGQGNGKYCCPKIYFNHRCFSGPYLNKGRIAELPQFIGPGNCVLVLKEVLTLLINSAYKPSRVLRELQLDQESRWQGHGETLKAKYKGKSYRATVEIVRTADRVADFCRKTCIKLECCPNLFGPRMVLERCSENCSVLTKTKYTYYYGKKKSKRVGRPPGGHSNLEGGVKRRGRRRKRRKQLFVHKKRRSSASVDNTPAGSPQGSGEEEDLDENDSLSEDTGSEMQDDLQDDSEQSVGKSQPTTPSPSPPATPRPTRRRRKPRSPSFSDDENHPPSPKTSKAEPPQKLCLDTSPLEWSVTDVVRFIRTTDCAPLARIFLDQEIDGQALLLLNLPTVQECMDLKLGPAIKLCHHIERVKLAFYQQFAT is encoded by the exons ATGAGTCAGGAGACACTGGAGTCTG atGGAGAATCTGCTCAGGATGTGCCCGATTTTAACTGGGATGACTACCTGGAGGAGGCCGGAGCCGTGTCTGTGCCCCATCACAGCTTCAAACAT gtGGACCAGGGCCTCCAGACGGGACTGACTCCGGGCATGAAGCTGGAGGTATGCGTGCGCTCCGAGGCAGACAACCCTTACTGGGTGGCCAACATCATCACCACATGtggccagctgctgctgctgcgctaCGAGGGATACCTGGACGACCGCCGCGCCGACTTCTGGTGTGACATCATGACGGCAGACCTCCACCCTCTGGGGTGGAGCCGGCAGCATGGCAAGAGCATGAGGCCACCTGAGG GTGTGCGTGAGAAGCATCAGGACTGGGAGCCTCTGCTGGAAAAGGCCTTGGCCGAGGAGTGCAGCGCTCCTGCCAACCTGCTGGAATTG CCTCAGCGTGGTAGAGACCCGGTGGATCTTCTGTCCGCCGGCTGCTACGTGGAGCTCCAGGACGGCGCTGACCCGGGGCTGGCTTGGGCGGCTGAGGTTGAGGAGAATGTCGGAGGAAGGCTGAAGCTGCGCCTGCTAGGCACAGAGGGCCTTCCAGACACACCGGCAACCCTGTGGCTCTTTTATCTCCACCCACGCCTACACCCACCCGGCTGGGCCAAAGAGCGCGGCTGCACCCTCAGGCCTCCTTCAG ACCTGTTAGCGCTGCGGAGTGAGGAGCAGTGGGAGGAGGTGAGGCAGAGGATTAATGACCTGCCtcaggatgaagctctgactgCAGAGTTTGCAAAG gatCAGCCTGCCATTGCTCCTCATTCTTTTAAGGAGGGGATGAAACTGGAGGCTGTTGACCCTGCTGCGCCTATTTCCATCAGACCTGCTACTGTCACCAAG GTGTTCAATGAGCAGTACTTCCTGGTGACCATGGACGACCTTTGCGGCGCTGAGGAGTCAGAGGGTGCAGGCCGGTCTATCCTCTGTCACAGAGACAGCCCAGGGATCTTCCCTAATCAATGGAGCCTCAAAAACGGCCTCACTCTCAGCCCCCCGCCAG GATACCAGGGACCAGACTTCGACTGGGCAGATTACTTGAAACAGTGTGAGGCTGAGGCTGCTCCTCAGCATTGCTTCCCAACT GAGCAGTGCGACCACAGCTTCAAAGAGGGCATGAGACTCGAGGCTGTCAACCCACTGTCACCTGAGAACATTCACGTGGCAACAGTCACCAGGGTCAAAGGACAATACCTTTGGCTCAGCCTGGAAG GTCTGAAGCAGCCACTGCCAGAGGTGAtagttcatgtggactcccttGACATCTTCCCCGTCAGCTGGTGTGAGACAAACGGCTATCCACTCGTCTACCCCATCAAGCCCTCAG tggagaaagaaaggaagattGCTGTGGTGCAGCCAGAGAAGCA GAGAACTCCACCCAAGTCACCTGACACTGTCAAGCAGCAGGTGGCAAATCCGTCTGAAACAG GGCAGGGGAACGGGAAGTACTGCTGTCCCAAGATCTACTTCAACCACCGTTGTTTCTCGGGGCCTTACCTCAACAAGGGACGCATCGCAGAGCTGCCTCAGTTCATTGGCCCTGGAAATTGTGTCCTAGTGCTCAAAGAG GTACTGACTCTGCTGATAAATTCGGCATACAAACCCAGCCGTGTGCTGAGAGAGCTGCAGCTGGACCAGGAGAGCCGCTGGCAAGGCCATGGGGAGACACTCAAAGCCAA GTACAAGGGAAAGAGTTATCGGGCCACTGTGGAAATTGTCCGTACCGCAGACCGTGTGGCCGACTTCTGCAGGAAAACGTGCATTAAGTTAGAGTGCTGCCCGAACCTGTTTGGACCTCGCATGGTTCTGGAGCGCTGCTCGGAGAACTGCTCCGTCCTCACCAAGACCAAATACA catATTACTAcggaaagaagaaaagtaaaCGTGTCGGTCGTCCACCCGGGGGCCATTCAAATCTGGAGGGTGGAGTGAAGAGGAGAgggcggaggaggaagaggaggaagcagctcTTTGTCCATAAAAAGAGACGTTCTTCAGCTTCAGTGGACAACACACCTGCTGGATCTCCACAG GgcagtggagaggaggaagacttggatgaaaatGACTCCCTGAGTGAAGACACTGGCTCTGAGATGCAGGATGATCTGCAGGATGACTCTGAGCAGTCAGTAGGGAAATCTCAGCCCACCACACCCTCCCCTTCCCCGCCGGCAACACCGAGGCCAACGCGTAGACGCAGAAAACCCCGCTCGCCTTCATTTTCTGATGACGAGAATCACCCGCCTTCACCAAAG ACGTCAAAGGCTGAGCCTCCTCAGAAGCTGTGTTTGGACACCAGCCCCCTGGAGTGGAGCGTTACAGATGTGGTTCGCTTCATCAGGACCACTGACTGTGCACCTCTTGCAAGGATTTTCTTGGATCAG GAGATTGACGGAcaggcgctgctgctgctgaacctCCCGACAGTGCAGGAGTGCATGGACCTCAAACTGGGACCGGCCATCAAGCTGTGCCACCACATCGAGAGGGTCAAGCTGGCATTTTATCAGCAATTTGCTACGTAG
- the sfmbt1 gene encoding scm-like with four MBT domains protein 1 isoform X2 produces the protein MSQETLESDGESAQDVPDFNWDDYLEEAGAVSVPHHSFKHVDQGLQTGLTPGMKLEVCVRSEADNPYWVANIITTCGQLLLLRYEGYLDDRRADFWCDIMTADLHPLGWSRQHGKSMRPPEGVREKHQDWEPLLEKALAEECSAPANLLELPQRGRDPVDLLSAGCYVELQDGADPGLAWAAEVEENVGGRLKLRLLGTEGLPDTPATLWLFYLHPRLHPPGWAKERGCTLRPPSDLLALRSEEQWEEVRQRINDLPQDEALTAEFAKDQPAIAPHSFKEGMKLEAVDPAAPISIRPATVTKVFNEQYFLVTMDDLCGAEESEGAGRSILCHRDSPGIFPNQWSLKNGLTLSPPPGYQGPDFDWADYLKQCEAEAAPQHCFPTEQCDHSFKEGMRLEAVNPLSPENIHVATVTRVKGQYLWLSLEGLKQPLPEVIVHVDSLDIFPVSWCETNGYPLVYPIKPSVEKERKIAVVQPEKQTPPKSPDTVKQQVANPSETGQGNGKYCCPKIYFNHRCFSGPYLNKGRIAELPQFIGPGNCVLVLKEVLTLLINSAYKPSRVLRELQLDQESRWQGHGETLKAKYKGKSYRATVEIVRTADRVADFCRKTCIKLECCPNLFGPRMVLERCSENCSVLTKTKYTYYYGKKKSKRVGRPPGGHSNLEGGVKRRGRRRKRRKQLFVHKKRRSSASVDNTPAGSPQGSGEEEDLDENDSLSEDTGSEMQDDLQDDSEQSVGKSQPTTPSPSPPATPRPTRRRRKPRSPSFSDDENHPPSPKTSKAEPPQKLCLDTSPLEWSVTDVVRFIRTTDCAPLARIFLDQEIDGQALLLLNLPTVQECMDLKLGPAIKLCHHIERVKLAFYQQFAT, from the exons ATGAGTCAGGAGACACTGGAGTCTG atGGAGAATCTGCTCAGGATGTGCCCGATTTTAACTGGGATGACTACCTGGAGGAGGCCGGAGCCGTGTCTGTGCCCCATCACAGCTTCAAACAT gtGGACCAGGGCCTCCAGACGGGACTGACTCCGGGCATGAAGCTGGAGGTATGCGTGCGCTCCGAGGCAGACAACCCTTACTGGGTGGCCAACATCATCACCACATGtggccagctgctgctgctgcgctaCGAGGGATACCTGGACGACCGCCGCGCCGACTTCTGGTGTGACATCATGACGGCAGACCTCCACCCTCTGGGGTGGAGCCGGCAGCATGGCAAGAGCATGAGGCCACCTGAGG GTGTGCGTGAGAAGCATCAGGACTGGGAGCCTCTGCTGGAAAAGGCCTTGGCCGAGGAGTGCAGCGCTCCTGCCAACCTGCTGGAATTG CCTCAGCGTGGTAGAGACCCGGTGGATCTTCTGTCCGCCGGCTGCTACGTGGAGCTCCAGGACGGCGCTGACCCGGGGCTGGCTTGGGCGGCTGAGGTTGAGGAGAATGTCGGAGGAAGGCTGAAGCTGCGCCTGCTAGGCACAGAGGGCCTTCCAGACACACCGGCAACCCTGTGGCTCTTTTATCTCCACCCACGCCTACACCCACCCGGCTGGGCCAAAGAGCGCGGCTGCACCCTCAGGCCTCCTTCAG ACCTGTTAGCGCTGCGGAGTGAGGAGCAGTGGGAGGAGGTGAGGCAGAGGATTAATGACCTGCCtcaggatgaagctctgactgCAGAGTTTGCAAAG gatCAGCCTGCCATTGCTCCTCATTCTTTTAAGGAGGGGATGAAACTGGAGGCTGTTGACCCTGCTGCGCCTATTTCCATCAGACCTGCTACTGTCACCAAG GTGTTCAATGAGCAGTACTTCCTGGTGACCATGGACGACCTTTGCGGCGCTGAGGAGTCAGAGGGTGCAGGCCGGTCTATCCTCTGTCACAGAGACAGCCCAGGGATCTTCCCTAATCAATGGAGCCTCAAAAACGGCCTCACTCTCAGCCCCCCGCCAG GATACCAGGGACCAGACTTCGACTGGGCAGATTACTTGAAACAGTGTGAGGCTGAGGCTGCTCCTCAGCATTGCTTCCCAACT GAGCAGTGCGACCACAGCTTCAAAGAGGGCATGAGACTCGAGGCTGTCAACCCACTGTCACCTGAGAACATTCACGTGGCAACAGTCACCAGGGTCAAAGGACAATACCTTTGGCTCAGCCTGGAAG GTCTGAAGCAGCCACTGCCAGAGGTGAtagttcatgtggactcccttGACATCTTCCCCGTCAGCTGGTGTGAGACAAACGGCTATCCACTCGTCTACCCCATCAAGCCCTCAG tggagaaagaaaggaagattGCTGTGGTGCAGCCAGAGAAGCA AACTCCACCCAAGTCACCTGACACTGTCAAGCAGCAGGTGGCAAATCCGTCTGAAACAG GGCAGGGGAACGGGAAGTACTGCTGTCCCAAGATCTACTTCAACCACCGTTGTTTCTCGGGGCCTTACCTCAACAAGGGACGCATCGCAGAGCTGCCTCAGTTCATTGGCCCTGGAAATTGTGTCCTAGTGCTCAAAGAG GTACTGACTCTGCTGATAAATTCGGCATACAAACCCAGCCGTGTGCTGAGAGAGCTGCAGCTGGACCAGGAGAGCCGCTGGCAAGGCCATGGGGAGACACTCAAAGCCAA GTACAAGGGAAAGAGTTATCGGGCCACTGTGGAAATTGTCCGTACCGCAGACCGTGTGGCCGACTTCTGCAGGAAAACGTGCATTAAGTTAGAGTGCTGCCCGAACCTGTTTGGACCTCGCATGGTTCTGGAGCGCTGCTCGGAGAACTGCTCCGTCCTCACCAAGACCAAATACA catATTACTAcggaaagaagaaaagtaaaCGTGTCGGTCGTCCACCCGGGGGCCATTCAAATCTGGAGGGTGGAGTGAAGAGGAGAgggcggaggaggaagaggaggaagcagctcTTTGTCCATAAAAAGAGACGTTCTTCAGCTTCAGTGGACAACACACCTGCTGGATCTCCACAG GgcagtggagaggaggaagacttggatgaaaatGACTCCCTGAGTGAAGACACTGGCTCTGAGATGCAGGATGATCTGCAGGATGACTCTGAGCAGTCAGTAGGGAAATCTCAGCCCACCACACCCTCCCCTTCCCCGCCGGCAACACCGAGGCCAACGCGTAGACGCAGAAAACCCCGCTCGCCTTCATTTTCTGATGACGAGAATCACCCGCCTTCACCAAAG ACGTCAAAGGCTGAGCCTCCTCAGAAGCTGTGTTTGGACACCAGCCCCCTGGAGTGGAGCGTTACAGATGTGGTTCGCTTCATCAGGACCACTGACTGTGCACCTCTTGCAAGGATTTTCTTGGATCAG GAGATTGACGGAcaggcgctgctgctgctgaacctCCCGACAGTGCAGGAGTGCATGGACCTCAAACTGGGACCGGCCATCAAGCTGTGCCACCACATCGAGAGGGTCAAGCTGGCATTTTATCAGCAATTTGCTACGTAG
- the sfmbt1 gene encoding scm-like with four MBT domains protein 1 isoform X3: MNGESAQDVPDFNWDDYLEEAGAVSVPHHSFKHVDQGLQTGLTPGMKLEVCVRSEADNPYWVANIITTCGQLLLLRYEGYLDDRRADFWCDIMTADLHPLGWSRQHGKSMRPPEGVREKHQDWEPLLEKALAEECSAPANLLELPQRGRDPVDLLSAGCYVELQDGADPGLAWAAEVEENVGGRLKLRLLGTEGLPDTPATLWLFYLHPRLHPPGWAKERGCTLRPPSDLLALRSEEQWEEVRQRINDLPQDEALTAEFAKDQPAIAPHSFKEGMKLEAVDPAAPISIRPATVTKVFNEQYFLVTMDDLCGAEESEGAGRSILCHRDSPGIFPNQWSLKNGLTLSPPPGYQGPDFDWADYLKQCEAEAAPQHCFPTEQCDHSFKEGMRLEAVNPLSPENIHVATVTRVKGQYLWLSLEGLKQPLPEVIVHVDSLDIFPVSWCETNGYPLVYPIKPSVEKERKIAVVQPEKQRTPPKSPDTVKQQVANPSETGQGNGKYCCPKIYFNHRCFSGPYLNKGRIAELPQFIGPGNCVLVLKEVLTLLINSAYKPSRVLRELQLDQESRWQGHGETLKAKYKGKSYRATVEIVRTADRVADFCRKTCIKLECCPNLFGPRMVLERCSENCSVLTKTKYTYYYGKKKSKRVGRPPGGHSNLEGGVKRRGRRRKRRKQLFVHKKRRSSASVDNTPAGSPQGSGEEEDLDENDSLSEDTGSEMQDDLQDDSEQSVGKSQPTTPSPSPPATPRPTRRRRKPRSPSFSDDENHPPSPKTSKAEPPQKLCLDTSPLEWSVTDVVRFIRTTDCAPLARIFLDQEIDGQALLLLNLPTVQECMDLKLGPAIKLCHHIERVKLAFYQQFAT; the protein is encoded by the exons atga atGGAGAATCTGCTCAGGATGTGCCCGATTTTAACTGGGATGACTACCTGGAGGAGGCCGGAGCCGTGTCTGTGCCCCATCACAGCTTCAAACAT gtGGACCAGGGCCTCCAGACGGGACTGACTCCGGGCATGAAGCTGGAGGTATGCGTGCGCTCCGAGGCAGACAACCCTTACTGGGTGGCCAACATCATCACCACATGtggccagctgctgctgctgcgctaCGAGGGATACCTGGACGACCGCCGCGCCGACTTCTGGTGTGACATCATGACGGCAGACCTCCACCCTCTGGGGTGGAGCCGGCAGCATGGCAAGAGCATGAGGCCACCTGAGG GTGTGCGTGAGAAGCATCAGGACTGGGAGCCTCTGCTGGAAAAGGCCTTGGCCGAGGAGTGCAGCGCTCCTGCCAACCTGCTGGAATTG CCTCAGCGTGGTAGAGACCCGGTGGATCTTCTGTCCGCCGGCTGCTACGTGGAGCTCCAGGACGGCGCTGACCCGGGGCTGGCTTGGGCGGCTGAGGTTGAGGAGAATGTCGGAGGAAGGCTGAAGCTGCGCCTGCTAGGCACAGAGGGCCTTCCAGACACACCGGCAACCCTGTGGCTCTTTTATCTCCACCCACGCCTACACCCACCCGGCTGGGCCAAAGAGCGCGGCTGCACCCTCAGGCCTCCTTCAG ACCTGTTAGCGCTGCGGAGTGAGGAGCAGTGGGAGGAGGTGAGGCAGAGGATTAATGACCTGCCtcaggatgaagctctgactgCAGAGTTTGCAAAG gatCAGCCTGCCATTGCTCCTCATTCTTTTAAGGAGGGGATGAAACTGGAGGCTGTTGACCCTGCTGCGCCTATTTCCATCAGACCTGCTACTGTCACCAAG GTGTTCAATGAGCAGTACTTCCTGGTGACCATGGACGACCTTTGCGGCGCTGAGGAGTCAGAGGGTGCAGGCCGGTCTATCCTCTGTCACAGAGACAGCCCAGGGATCTTCCCTAATCAATGGAGCCTCAAAAACGGCCTCACTCTCAGCCCCCCGCCAG GATACCAGGGACCAGACTTCGACTGGGCAGATTACTTGAAACAGTGTGAGGCTGAGGCTGCTCCTCAGCATTGCTTCCCAACT GAGCAGTGCGACCACAGCTTCAAAGAGGGCATGAGACTCGAGGCTGTCAACCCACTGTCACCTGAGAACATTCACGTGGCAACAGTCACCAGGGTCAAAGGACAATACCTTTGGCTCAGCCTGGAAG GTCTGAAGCAGCCACTGCCAGAGGTGAtagttcatgtggactcccttGACATCTTCCCCGTCAGCTGGTGTGAGACAAACGGCTATCCACTCGTCTACCCCATCAAGCCCTCAG tggagaaagaaaggaagattGCTGTGGTGCAGCCAGAGAAGCA GAGAACTCCACCCAAGTCACCTGACACTGTCAAGCAGCAGGTGGCAAATCCGTCTGAAACAG GGCAGGGGAACGGGAAGTACTGCTGTCCCAAGATCTACTTCAACCACCGTTGTTTCTCGGGGCCTTACCTCAACAAGGGACGCATCGCAGAGCTGCCTCAGTTCATTGGCCCTGGAAATTGTGTCCTAGTGCTCAAAGAG GTACTGACTCTGCTGATAAATTCGGCATACAAACCCAGCCGTGTGCTGAGAGAGCTGCAGCTGGACCAGGAGAGCCGCTGGCAAGGCCATGGGGAGACACTCAAAGCCAA GTACAAGGGAAAGAGTTATCGGGCCACTGTGGAAATTGTCCGTACCGCAGACCGTGTGGCCGACTTCTGCAGGAAAACGTGCATTAAGTTAGAGTGCTGCCCGAACCTGTTTGGACCTCGCATGGTTCTGGAGCGCTGCTCGGAGAACTGCTCCGTCCTCACCAAGACCAAATACA catATTACTAcggaaagaagaaaagtaaaCGTGTCGGTCGTCCACCCGGGGGCCATTCAAATCTGGAGGGTGGAGTGAAGAGGAGAgggcggaggaggaagaggaggaagcagctcTTTGTCCATAAAAAGAGACGTTCTTCAGCTTCAGTGGACAACACACCTGCTGGATCTCCACAG GgcagtggagaggaggaagacttggatgaaaatGACTCCCTGAGTGAAGACACTGGCTCTGAGATGCAGGATGATCTGCAGGATGACTCTGAGCAGTCAGTAGGGAAATCTCAGCCCACCACACCCTCCCCTTCCCCGCCGGCAACACCGAGGCCAACGCGTAGACGCAGAAAACCCCGCTCGCCTTCATTTTCTGATGACGAGAATCACCCGCCTTCACCAAAG ACGTCAAAGGCTGAGCCTCCTCAGAAGCTGTGTTTGGACACCAGCCCCCTGGAGTGGAGCGTTACAGATGTGGTTCGCTTCATCAGGACCACTGACTGTGCACCTCTTGCAAGGATTTTCTTGGATCAG GAGATTGACGGAcaggcgctgctgctgctgaacctCCCGACAGTGCAGGAGTGCATGGACCTCAAACTGGGACCGGCCATCAAGCTGTGCCACCACATCGAGAGGGTCAAGCTGGCATTTTATCAGCAATTTGCTACGTAG